A genomic region of Dreissena polymorpha isolate Duluth1 chromosome 4, UMN_Dpol_1.0, whole genome shotgun sequence contains the following coding sequences:
- the LOC127880297 gene encoding cyclin-dependent kinase 7-like, whose protein sequence is MEDKSKLYEKIEFLGEGQFATVYKARDVVKDRIVAVKKIKLGTRQEAADGINRTALREIKLLQELNHPHIIGLLDVFGQKSNVSLVFDFMETDLEVIIKDNTIILTMAHIKAYILQTLQGLEYLHANWILHRDMKPNNLLINKDGVLKLGDFGLAKFFGSPNRIYTHQVVTRWYRCPELLFGARNYGTGVDTWAVGCILAELLLRVPFLAGETDLDQLSKIFEVLGTPSRDDWPAMEYLPDFVQFKPVIGRDLKEIFIAASDDLLELLRGLLRMDPLSRITASQALQKAYFQCKPYPTPYHLLPQLKNNKKEVMDLCRPSLKRKMESETGNGGLVKRLVF, encoded by the exons TTTGCCACTGTCTACAAAGCAAGAGATGTTGTAAAAGATAGAATAGTTGCGGTTAAAAAA ATCAAGCTAGGTACGAGGCAGGAAGCTGCAGATGGTATAAATAGAACTGCACTTCGCGAGATCAAGTTGCTGCAAGAGCTTAATCACCCTCACATAATTGGG TTACTCGATGTTTTCGGACAGAAATCCAATGTCAGTTTGGTCTTCGACTTTATGGAAACAGACCTTGAG GTGATTATCAAGGACAATACCATCATACTGACAATGGCTCATATCAAGGCATACATCTTGCAGACTCTACAGGGACTTGAGTACTTACATGCTAATTGGATATTACACAGG GATATGAAGCCAAACAATCTGTTAATAAACAAAGATGGGGTGCTAAAGCTGGGAGATTTTGGTCTGGCCAAATTCTTTGGATCTCCAAACAGAATATATACTCATCAAGTTGTGACAAG GTGGTACAGATGTCCTGAGCTGCTATTTGGGGCTAGGAACTATGGTACAGGTGTGGATACATGGGCAGTGGGCTGTATACTAGCTGAGCTTTTATTGCGG GTACCATTTTTAGCGGGTGAGACAGATTTAGACCAACTCAGCAAGATATTTGAGGTTCTGGGCACTCCGTCCAGGGATGACTGGCCT GCCATGGAGTATCTGCCTGACTTTGTGCAGTTCAAGCCCGTCATAGGCAGGGACCTGAAGGAGATCTTTATTGCGGCCTCAGACGACCTTCTGGAGCTACTGAGAGGCTTACTGAGGATGGACCCTCTCAGCAGGATCACTGCCTCAcag GCCCTTCAGAAGGCCTACTTTCAATGCAAGCCCTACCCCACCCCATACCACCTGCTACCTCAGCTTAAGAACAACAAGAAGGAAGTAATGGACCTGTGCAGACCCAGCCTGAAGAGGAAAATGGAGTCTGAGACAG